One Anolis carolinensis isolate JA03-04 chromosome 5, rAnoCar3.1.pri, whole genome shotgun sequence DNA segment encodes these proteins:
- the LOC100560142 gene encoding 5-hydroxytryptamine receptor 7, whose amino-acid sequence MLIRIGPGCFLEQQLPIVEETEEESPRKRSTPSPFMTEGPSQAIKPDLLPTNATNVTDCGEDILLYGDTEKVVIGTVLSVITLLTIAGNSLVIISVCIVKKLRQPSNYLVVSLAAADLSVAFAVMPFVIITDLVGGEWLFGEVFCNVFIAMDVMCCTASIMTLCVISVDRYLGITRPLTYPVRQDGKLMAKMVFIVWLLSASITLPPLFGWAKNVTVERVCLISQDFGYTVYSTGVAFYIPMIVMLVMYHRIYKAAKASAQKHRFMDLPRSHGLEGVSCAETSARCQPSNKRNKAAEECATLSKLLRQDRKNISIFKREQKAARTLGIIVGAFTFCWLPFFLMSAARPFICGSHCSCIPLRLERTLLWLGYANSLVNPLIYAFCNRDLRTTFWNLLRCSYRNINRRLSAASMHEALKVTEKHEGIL is encoded by the exons ATGTTGATAAGGATCGGTCCTGGTTGTTTTTTggagcagcaacttcccatcgtgGAGGAAACGGAGGAAGAGTCTCCCAGGAAGAGGTCCACCCCATCTCCATTCATGACTGAGGGACCTTCCCAAGCGATCAAACCAGACCTGCTTCCCACCAATGCCACCAACGTGACAGACTGTGGGGAGGATATCTTGCTCTATGGGGACACGGAGAAGGTCGTCATAGGGACGGTCCTTTCCGTCATCACCTTGTTGACCATCGCAGGCAACAGTTTGGTCATCATCTCTGTGTGCATCGTCAAAAAGCTCCGGCAGCCGTCCAACTACCTGGTGGTCTCCTTGGCAGCTGCCGACTTGTCTGTGGCCTTTGCCGTCATGCCCTTCGTCATCATCACAGACCTGGTGGGAGGAGAGTGGCTCTTTGGGGAGGTCTTCTGCAATGTCTTCATCGCCATGGATGTCATGTGCTGCACAGCGTCCATCATGACTCTCTGTGTCATCAGTGTTGACAG GTACCTGGGCATCACACGGCCGTTGACGTACCCGGTGAGACAAGATGGGAAGCTGATGGCCAAGATGGTGTTCATCGTCTGGCTCCTCTCTGCCTCCATCACCCTCCCTCCGCTGTTCGGCTGGGCCAAGAACGTCACTGTGGAGCGGGTGTGCCTCATCAGCCAGGACTTTGGCTACACCGTCTACTCCACCGGCGTGGCCTTCTACATCCCAATGATAGTCATGCTGGTGATGTACCACCGCATCTACAAGGCGGCCAAGGCCAGCGCCCAGAAGCATCGCTTCATGGACCTCCCAAGATCCCACGGACTGGAGGGAGTCTCTTGTGCAGAAACCAGCGCTCGGTGCCAACCCAGCAACAAGCGCAACAAGGCGGCGGAGGAGTGCGCCACGCTGTCCAAGCTCCTGCGTCAAGACCGCAAGAACATCTCCATCTTCAAGAGGGAGCAGAAGGCCGCCCGCACCCTGGGCATCATCGTGGGGGCCTTCACCTTCTGCTGGCTGCCTTTCTTCTTGATGTCCGCCGCCAGGCCTTTCATCTGCGGGAGCCACTGCAGCTGCATCCCACTGCGGCTGGAGAGGACCCTGCTGTGGCTGGGCTACGCCAACTCCCTCGTCAACCCCTTGATCTACGCCTTCTGCAACCGGGACCTGAGGACTACCTTCTGGAACCTGCTGAGATGCAGCTATCGCAACATCAACCGGAGGCTTTCGGCAGCCAGCATGCACGAGGCCCTGAAAGTGACAGAGAAGCATGAGGGCATCCTGTAG